A single region of the Streptomyces sp. NBC_00236 genome encodes:
- a CDS encoding DUF5999 family protein: MCQHQPACPTADSADREAARLVAHHPEQGWSLLCNGVLLFEDTGELLPDGQIIAPHRPLGTGRVVKAA, translated from the coding sequence ATGTGTCAGCACCAGCCAGCCTGCCCGACAGCCGACTCCGCCGACCGGGAAGCCGCCCGCCTTGTGGCGCACCACCCGGAACAGGGCTGGAGCCTGCTGTGCAACGGCGTCCTGCTCTTCGAGGACACCGGTGAGCTGCTCCCGGACGGGCAGATCATCGCCCCGCACCGGCCGCTGGGAACGGGCCGGGTGGTGAAGGCGGCCTGA
- a CDS encoding bifunctional nuclease family protein produces MNELDVVGVRVEMPSNQPIVLLREVGGDRYLPIWIGPGEATAIAFAQQGMAPARPLTHDLFKDVLEAVGQELTEVRITDLREGVFYAELVFASGVEVSARPSDAIALALRTGTPIYGSDGVLDDAGIAIPDEQEDEVEKFREFLDQISPEDFGTNSQ; encoded by the coding sequence GTGAACGAGCTCGACGTTGTGGGTGTCCGGGTGGAAATGCCCTCCAACCAACCGATCGTGCTCCTGCGTGAAGTGGGAGGCGACCGGTACCTCCCCATTTGGATCGGTCCTGGTGAGGCGACCGCGATCGCCTTCGCCCAGCAGGGCATGGCTCCTGCCAGGCCGCTGACCCATGATCTCTTCAAGGATGTGCTCGAGGCCGTGGGCCAGGAGCTCACCGAGGTCCGGATCACGGATCTGCGCGAAGGGGTCTTCTACGCGGAGCTGGTCTTCGCCAGTGGAGTCGAAGTGAGCGCGCGGCCTTCCGATGCCATAGCGCTCGCCCTGCGCACCGGCACGCCGATCTACGGCAGTGACGGGGTGCTCGACGATGCGGGAATCGCGATTCCCGACGAGCAGGAGGACGAGGTGGAGAAGTTCCGCGAGTTCCTCGACCAGATCTCGCCGGAGGACTTCGGTACGAACAGCCAGTGA
- the ftsR gene encoding transcriptional regulator FtsR — protein sequence MLRTPTGGAGHGTATADDRPMSIGTVLLQLRDEFPEVTISKIRFLEAEGLVEPQRTPSGYRKFRPDDVERLAQVLRMQRDHYLPLRVIREHLDALARGEQVTLPAPGGEPDTADHGWSGAPGRATAARIGRAELLAAAEVTESDLDAWESYGLVAPSPEGGYDAATVTIARLVADLGRFGLEPRHLRAMRGAADREAGLIEQVVAPLRRHRNPQTRAHAEATAKELAELSVRLHSALVQSALRIRLH from the coding sequence ATGCTGAGAACACCGACGGGCGGTGCCGGACACGGCACCGCCACCGCCGACGACCGCCCGATGAGCATCGGCACGGTGCTCCTGCAACTGCGGGACGAGTTTCCCGAAGTCACCATCTCCAAGATCCGATTCCTGGAGGCCGAGGGGCTCGTAGAACCGCAGCGGACCCCTTCCGGTTACCGGAAGTTCCGTCCGGACGACGTCGAGCGGCTGGCTCAGGTCCTCCGGATGCAGCGGGACCACTATCTTCCGCTGAGGGTCATCCGGGAGCACCTGGACGCTCTCGCCCGGGGCGAGCAGGTGACCCTGCCGGCTCCGGGCGGTGAGCCGGACACGGCCGACCACGGCTGGAGCGGCGCACCAGGCCGGGCCACCGCTGCCCGCATCGGCCGTGCCGAGCTCCTCGCGGCCGCGGAGGTGACCGAGAGCGACCTCGATGCCTGGGAGTCGTACGGTCTGGTCGCGCCGTCGCCGGAGGGCGGCTACGACGCCGCGACGGTCACCATCGCCAGGCTTGTGGCGGATCTGGGGCGATTCGGTCTCGAACCGCGTCATCTGCGTGCGATGCGAGGGGCCGCCGACCGGGAGGCCGGGCTGATCGAGCAGGTCGTCGCGCCCCTGCGCCGACACCGGAATCCGCAGACCAGAGCACATGCGGAGGCCACCGCGAAGGAGCTTGCAGAGCTGTCCGTACGGCTGCACTCGGCCCTCGTCCAGAGCGCTCTGCGGATCCGTCTCCACTGA
- a CDS encoding DUF881 domain-containing protein, with protein sequence MSDGAFNEEHHEPGGQAKPAPEELTGRQRLIAGIWPPRVTRAQLIVAVLLFVLGLGLAIQVRSNSDNSALRGARQEDLVRILDEVDDRTQRLEDEKQRLVDQRTELENSSDQAEEARKQTVEKERQLGILAGTVAVHGPGITLSINDPADAVQADMLLDALQELRAAGAEAIEVNGVRVVANTYFSGDGGAVKVDGHKITAPYVFTVIGKPQDLEPALNIPGGVVQTLEKEQATVHVSRSDDIVIDALRPAERPDYSRSSTQ encoded by the coding sequence ATGAGTGACGGCGCATTCAACGAGGAGCACCACGAGCCCGGAGGGCAGGCCAAGCCTGCTCCCGAGGAGCTGACCGGTCGCCAGCGGCTGATCGCGGGAATCTGGCCGCCCCGGGTCACCCGGGCCCAACTCATCGTCGCGGTACTGCTGTTCGTCCTCGGTCTGGGGCTTGCCATCCAGGTGCGGTCGAACAGCGACAACAGCGCGTTGCGCGGCGCCCGTCAGGAGGACCTGGTCCGCATCCTCGACGAGGTGGACGACCGTACGCAGCGGCTGGAGGACGAGAAGCAGCGCCTCGTCGACCAGCGCACGGAGCTGGAGAACAGCTCCGACCAGGCGGAAGAGGCGCGGAAGCAGACGGTCGAGAAGGAGCGCCAACTCGGTATCCTCGCGGGTACGGTGGCGGTGCACGGCCCCGGTATCACCCTCTCGATCAACGACCCCGCCGACGCGGTGCAGGCCGACATGCTGCTCGACGCCCTCCAGGAGCTCCGGGCGGCCGGTGCCGAGGCCATCGAAGTCAACGGTGTGCGCGTGGTGGCCAATACGTACTTCTCCGGCGACGGAGGGGCCGTGAAGGTCGACGGCCACAAGATCACCGCTCCGTACGTCTTCACGGTCATCGGCAAGCCGCAGGATCTGGAACCGGCGCTGAACATCCCCGGCGGTGTGGTGCAGACGCTGGAGAAGGAGCAGGCCACCGTGCACGTGTCGCGGTCCGACGACATCGTCATCGACGCCTTGCGACCGGCGGAGCGGCCTGACTACTCTCGGTCGTCGACCCAGTGA
- a CDS encoding small basic family protein has product MIAVLGLVVGVVVGLLVRPEVPAVVEPYLPIAVVAALDAVFGGLRAMLDGIFVDKVFVVSFLSNVVVAALIVFLGDKLGVGAQLSTGVVVVLGIRIFSNAAAIRRHVFRA; this is encoded by the coding sequence GTGATCGCCGTACTGGGCCTCGTCGTGGGAGTCGTGGTCGGACTGTTGGTCCGGCCCGAAGTGCCGGCGGTGGTCGAGCCCTACCTCCCGATCGCGGTGGTTGCCGCTCTCGACGCCGTCTTCGGTGGTCTGCGGGCCATGCTCGACGGGATCTTCGTGGACAAGGTCTTCGTGGTCTCGTTCCTCTCGAACGTGGTCGTGGCCGCACTGATCGTCTTCCTGGGCGACAAGCTGGGCGTCGGCGCGCAGCTCTCCACCGGCGTGGTCGTCGTCCTCGGCATCCGGATCTTCTCCAACGCGGCCGCGATCCGCCGGCACGTCTTCCGGGCGTGA
- a CDS encoding DNA polymerase IV produces MRAAPTILHLDMDAFYASAEQAAKPSLRGKPVVVGGLGPRGVVATASYEARRFGVHSAMPMAQARRLAPNAAYLVPRFTLYRTVSDQVMELLGRLSPLVEPLSLDEAFVDLEAGGTADDTASAMEIGEQLRAAIEAVTGLSGSVGLAGSKMLAKIASEEAKPNGILLIEPGTERALLAPMPVRTLPGVGPATADHLRRAGMTTVNDLAEAGEAELVRLLGKAHGASLHRMASGHDDRPVVAERDAKSVSVEDTFDTDLHDRVRVRTEVERLADRCVHRLRAAGRSGRTVVLKVRRYDFSTLTRSETLRGPTDDPSVVREAAARLLEAVDTTGGVRLLGVGVTGLADFTQEDLFAQAAGERMAAELPDVAAPGAHADADDGGPESEEPAHESPEQLAARRWPAGHDVRHETYGHGWVQGSGVGRVTVRFEEPESAPGRVRTFRIDDPELQPADPLPLVRNPVDYSSWPASLPKSRSAALSTGAAESRP; encoded by the coding sequence GTGAGAGCCGCGCCCACCATCCTGCATCTGGACATGGATGCCTTCTACGCGTCCGCGGAGCAGGCGGCGAAGCCGAGCCTGCGGGGCAAGCCGGTCGTGGTGGGCGGACTCGGCCCTCGTGGAGTCGTCGCCACCGCCTCCTACGAGGCACGTCGGTTCGGGGTGCATTCGGCGATGCCGATGGCGCAGGCCAGAAGGCTGGCGCCGAACGCGGCCTACCTGGTGCCGCGCTTCACGCTCTACCGGACCGTGAGCGACCAGGTCATGGAGCTGCTGGGCCGCCTCTCGCCCCTGGTGGAGCCGCTCAGCCTCGACGAGGCCTTCGTCGACCTGGAGGCGGGCGGGACCGCGGACGACACGGCCTCGGCCATGGAGATCGGCGAGCAGCTGCGCGCGGCGATCGAGGCGGTCACGGGGCTCAGCGGCTCGGTCGGCCTCGCGGGCTCCAAGATGCTGGCGAAGATCGCCTCCGAGGAGGCCAAACCCAACGGGATCCTGCTGATAGAGCCGGGCACGGAGCGCGCGCTGCTCGCACCCATGCCGGTGCGCACCCTGCCCGGCGTGGGCCCCGCCACCGCTGACCATCTCCGCCGCGCCGGGATGACCACGGTCAACGACCTCGCCGAGGCGGGCGAGGCGGAGCTCGTAAGGCTGCTGGGCAAGGCGCACGGCGCCTCCCTGCACCGCATGGCGTCCGGGCACGACGACCGGCCGGTGGTCGCCGAGCGCGATGCCAAATCGGTCTCCGTCGAGGACACCTTCGACACGGATCTCCACGACCGGGTCCGGGTGCGGACCGAGGTGGAGCGACTGGCCGACCGCTGCGTCCACCGGCTGAGGGCCGCCGGACGGTCAGGACGCACGGTGGTGCTGAAGGTGCGGCGCTACGACTTCTCGACGCTCACCCGTTCGGAGACGCTCCGCGGGCCCACGGACGACCCCTCGGTCGTGAGAGAGGCCGCTGCGCGGCTCCTGGAGGCGGTGGACACGACCGGGGGCGTGCGCCTGCTCGGCGTCGGCGTCACCGGCCTCGCCGACTTCACCCAGGAGGATCTGTTCGCCCAGGCAGCCGGTGAGCGGATGGCCGCCGAGCTCCCGGACGTCGCGGCGCCGGGCGCGCACGCCGACGCGGACGACGGAGGGCCGGAGAGCGAGGAACCCGCGCACGAGAGCCCGGAGCAGCTTGCCGCACGGCGCTGGCCGGCCGGGCACGACGTACGTCACGAGACGTACGGGCACGGCTGGGTGCAGGGAAGCGGGGTCGGCCGGGTGACGGTGCGGTTCGAGGAGCCGGAATCGGCGCCCGGCAGGGTCCGCACGTTCCGTATCGACGATCCGGAACTGCAGCCCGCCGATCCGCTGCCGCTCGTGCGGAACCCGGTGGACTACTCGTCCTGGCCGGCCAGCTTGCCGAAGTCACGGTCCGCAGCGCTCTCGACGGGTGCCGCCGAGTCCAGACCGTAG
- a CDS encoding PRC-barrel domain-containing protein, which translates to MQTDIDPRSLIGRKAFDRKGTKIGTVDEVYLDDATGVPEWAAVRTGLFSRDAFVPLEPSEFVEDTLRIPFDRALIKDAPDFGVGRHLSPEQELQLYRHYGLDSAAPVESAADRDFGKLAGQDE; encoded by the coding sequence GTGCAGACCGACATCGATCCGCGCAGCCTGATCGGCCGCAAGGCGTTCGACCGCAAGGGCACCAAGATCGGAACCGTGGACGAGGTGTACCTCGACGACGCGACGGGTGTGCCCGAATGGGCGGCCGTGCGTACCGGACTGTTCAGCCGGGACGCCTTCGTCCCGCTGGAGCCCAGCGAATTCGTCGAGGACACGCTGCGCATCCCCTTCGACCGTGCCCTGATCAAGGACGCACCCGACTTCGGGGTCGGCCGCCATCTCTCGCCGGAACAGGAGCTCCAGCTCTACCGGCACTACGGTCTGGACTCGGCGGCACCCGTCGAGAGCGCTGCGGACCGTGACTTCGGCAAGCTGGCCGGCCAGGACGAGTAG
- a CDS encoding MerR family transcriptional regulator, whose product MRSSGDGTAVGGPYPQQGSTAGHTIRQPAAPDAVAGDGVKSADEIGYRGPTACAAAGITYRQLDYWARTGLVEPSVRPAYGSGTQRLYSFRDVVLLKIVKRFLDTGVALQNIRTTVQHLRARGFQDLERMTLMSDGATVYECSSPAEVVELLQGGQGVFGIAVGVVWRDVDAALSQLHGERVDTGETLIGNNPTDELARRRNRAG is encoded by the coding sequence GTGAGAAGCAGCGGCGACGGTACGGCAGTGGGTGGGCCGTATCCGCAGCAGGGGAGTACAGCCGGCCACACCATCAGGCAACCGGCTGCGCCGGATGCGGTGGCGGGGGACGGCGTGAAATCGGCCGACGAGATCGGTTACCGAGGGCCGACGGCATGCGCGGCGGCGGGGATCACCTACCGGCAGCTCGACTACTGGGCCCGCACGGGCCTGGTGGAGCCGAGCGTCCGCCCGGCCTACGGGTCGGGCACACAGCGGCTCTACAGCTTCCGGGACGTCGTCCTGCTGAAGATCGTGAAGCGTTTCCTCGATACCGGGGTCGCCCTTCAGAACATCCGCACCACCGTGCAGCATCTGCGGGCCCGCGGCTTCCAGGATCTCGAGCGCATGACGCTGATGAGTGACGGAGCGACCGTGTACGAGTGCTCCTCGCCCGCGGAGGTCGTCGAACTGCTCCAAGGGGGCCAGGGGGTCTTCGGCATCGCCGTAGGGGTGGTGTGGCGGGACGTGGACGCCGCGCTCTCGCAGCTGCACGGCGAGCGGGTGGACACGGGCGAGACGCTGATCGGGAACAACCCCACCGACGAGCTGGCCCGCCGCCGCAACCGGGCGGGCTGA
- a CDS encoding FHA domain-containing protein yields MKLFGKLFGKSARDEAARHRAPRHGQTEEQGGERPLFRDQVAGVGGDNSGGSGASSVDPAGPGRIGFGEPSTSSTGGGFAPRQEASSMPVCTRCGHRNAEASRFCSNCGAPLRGGVPERASETTSTISISGLEAYEAEATGQTSVPSLSPEAQAAVDALPLGSALLVVRRGPNSGSRFLLDSELTTAGRHPQSDIFLDDVTVSRRHVEFRRGTDGSFTVGDVGSLNGTYVNRERIDSVALSNGDEVQIGKYRLVFYASQRGI; encoded by the coding sequence GTGAAGTTGTTTGGGAAGTTGTTCGGCAAGAGCGCTCGCGATGAAGCCGCACGCCATCGCGCACCGCGCCATGGCCAGACGGAGGAGCAGGGCGGCGAGCGCCCGCTCTTCCGCGATCAGGTGGCCGGTGTGGGGGGTGACAATTCGGGCGGTTCCGGCGCGTCGTCTGTTGACCCTGCCGGTCCCGGCCGCATAGGTTTCGGAGAACCGTCAACCTCAAGTACGGGTGGAGGGTTCGCCCCGAGGCAGGAGGCTTCGTCCATGCCGGTCTGTACGAGGTGCGGGCACCGCAACGCCGAGGCGAGCCGGTTCTGTTCCAACTGCGGTGCGCCGCTGCGGGGCGGTGTTCCCGAGCGGGCCTCGGAGACGACGTCGACCATCTCCATCTCGGGCCTCGAGGCCTACGAGGCGGAGGCGACCGGACAGACGTCGGTGCCGTCGCTGTCGCCCGAGGCCCAGGCGGCCGTGGACGCCCTGCCGCTCGGCTCGGCGCTCCTGGTGGTGCGACGGGGGCCGAACTCGGGCAGCCGCTTCCTTCTGGACAGCGAGCTGACCACGGCCGGCCGCCACCCGCAGAGCGACATCTTCCTCGACGACGTGACGGTTTCGCGTCGGCACGTGGAGTTCCGCCGGGGCACCGACGGCAGCTTCACCGTGGGGGATGTGGGCAGCCTCAACGGCACCTACGTCAATCGTGAGCGCATCGACTCCGTCGCGCTGTCCAACGGCGACGAAGTGCAGATCGGCAAGTACCGGCTGGTCTTCTACGCAAGCCAGCGCGGCATCTGA
- a CDS encoding DUF881 domain-containing protein, with protein MSQHPPDRSTTSPPPRPDASMSLLTNVMDHSLDDGYAEASARRKADGRTGMPRTVKAKLGFAACLVLAALVVTLGAAQARVAAPVLAKEREELIDRIDGETSAADTLEAQVEEIRDDVGRRQRKALEEHGGDQTELVALLSGATPVQGPGVKLVVDDAKDTDQGGGGPRESSGFSDTGRVRDRDMQRVVNGLWQSGAEAIAINGQRLTALSAIRAAGDAILVDNKPLVPPYTVLAVGDGKKLGAAFQDSADGQYLQALKDTFDIRTSISVQDKVSLPAAPSLIVRTAEPYKAADTGSGAADTGKGTS; from the coding sequence ATGTCGCAGCACCCCCCCGATCGGAGTACCACCTCCCCGCCGCCGCGCCCCGACGCGTCCATGTCGCTGCTGACCAATGTGATGGACCACAGCCTGGACGACGGATATGCCGAGGCATCGGCCCGTCGCAAGGCGGACGGGCGTACGGGGATGCCCCGGACCGTCAAGGCGAAGCTCGGCTTCGCGGCGTGCCTCGTGCTGGCGGCGCTCGTCGTGACGCTCGGTGCCGCGCAGGCGCGGGTCGCCGCGCCGGTCCTGGCCAAGGAGCGCGAGGAGCTCATCGACCGGATCGACGGGGAGACGTCCGCGGCCGACACCCTCGAAGCACAGGTGGAGGAGATCCGCGACGACGTGGGCAGGCGCCAGCGCAAGGCGCTGGAGGAGCACGGTGGTGACCAGACCGAACTGGTGGCCCTGCTCTCCGGGGCGACACCGGTGCAGGGTCCCGGGGTGAAGCTTGTCGTCGACGACGCGAAGGACACCGACCAAGGCGGTGGCGGACCGCGCGAAAGCAGCGGATTCTCCGACACGGGGCGGGTCCGCGACCGGGACATGCAGCGGGTCGTCAACGGCCTGTGGCAGTCCGGCGCCGAGGCGATCGCCATCAACGGACAGCGTCTGACGGCCCTGTCGGCGATCCGCGCCGCGGGCGACGCCATACTGGTCGACAACAAGCCGCTCGTGCCGCCGTACACGGTGCTCGCGGTGGGGGACGGGAAGAAGCTCGGCGCCGCCTTCCAGGACAGTGCCGACGGCCAGTACCTGCAGGCGCTCAAGGACACCTTCGACATCCGGACCAGCATCTCCGTCCAGGACAAGGTGAGCCTTCCGGCCGCGCCGAGCCTGATCGTACGGACAGCAGAGCCTTACAAGGCCGCAGACACCGGCAGTGGTGCGGCAGACACAGGGAAGGGCACATCGTGA
- the gcvP gene encoding aminomethyl-transferring glycine dehydrogenase: MTPRRTSLSQLEQGIPFEQRHIGPDAEAQAKMLAQVGYGSLVELTAAAVPDVIRSAEALNLPAARTEAEVLAELRLLADRNQVLAPMIGLGYYGTFTPPVILRNVMENPAWYTAYTPYQPEISQGRLEALLNFQTMVAELTGLPTSGASLLDEGTAAAEAMALARRVGKVKNGVFLVDADTLPQTVAVIETRAEPTGVEVVVADLTDGIPAELAERGVFGVLLQYPGASGAVRDIKPVIEQAHELGAIVTVAADLLALTLLTSPGDLGADIAVGTTQRFGVPMGFGGPHAGFMAVREKFARSLPGRLVGVSVDADGNKAYRLALQTREQHIRREKATSNICTAQVLLAVMAGMYAVYHGPDGLRTIARRTHRYAAILAEGLRAAGVDVVTGAHFDTLTVRVPGKASAVVADARDRGVNLRLVDGDLVSLACDETTTRAQIAAVWAAFGAEGDIEALDATTADALPEGLLRTDAYLTHPVFHQHRSETAMLRYLRKLADRDYALDRGMIPLGSCTMKLNATAEMESITWPEFGALHPFAPAEQAEGFLTLIRELEERLAEVTGYDAVSIQPNAGSQGEFAGLLAVRAYHRANGDEGRTVCLIPSSAHGTNAASAVMAGMKVVVVKTADDGEVDIEDLRAKIAQHRDELAVLMITYPSTHGVFEEHVADICGEVHDAGGQVYVDGANLNALVGLAKPGHFGGDVSHLNLHKTFCIPHGGGGPGVGPVGVRAHLAPYLPNHPLQPAAGPETGVGPISAAPWGSAGILPISWAYVRLMGGEGLKRATQVAVLAANYIAKRLEPHYPILYNGPAGLVAHECIVDLRPISKATGVSIDDVAKRLIDYGFHSPTMSFPVAGTLMIEPTESEDLAELDRFCDTMIAIRGEIEKVASGEWSADDNPLGNAPHTAAALGGEWEHAYSREVAVFPAGVSAADKYWPPVRRIDGAFGDRNLVCSCPPLEEYDN, from the coding sequence ATGACCCCCCGTCGCACTTCGCTCTCCCAGCTGGAACAGGGAATCCCGTTCGAGCAGCGCCACATCGGTCCCGATGCCGAGGCACAGGCGAAGATGCTCGCCCAGGTCGGTTACGGCTCGCTCGTCGAGCTCACCGCCGCCGCGGTGCCCGATGTGATCAGGAGTGCCGAGGCCCTGAACCTGCCGGCCGCCCGGACCGAGGCCGAGGTCCTCGCCGAGCTACGCCTGCTCGCCGACCGCAACCAGGTCCTGGCCCCGATGATCGGGCTCGGCTACTACGGGACGTTCACCCCGCCGGTGATCCTCCGCAACGTGATGGAGAACCCCGCCTGGTACACGGCCTACACGCCGTACCAGCCCGAGATCTCCCAGGGGCGCCTCGAAGCCCTCCTGAACTTCCAGACCATGGTCGCCGAGCTCACCGGGCTGCCCACCTCCGGCGCCTCGCTGCTCGACGAGGGCACCGCCGCGGCCGAGGCCATGGCACTGGCCCGGCGCGTCGGCAAGGTCAAGAACGGCGTCTTCCTGGTCGACGCGGACACCCTCCCGCAGACCGTCGCCGTCATCGAGACGCGTGCCGAGCCGACCGGTGTCGAGGTCGTCGTCGCCGACCTCACCGACGGGATCCCGGCCGAGCTCGCCGAGCGCGGCGTCTTCGGCGTGCTGCTGCAGTACCCGGGCGCCTCCGGAGCCGTACGGGACATCAAGCCCGTCATCGAGCAGGCCCACGAGCTCGGCGCCATCGTCACGGTGGCCGCCGACCTGCTCGCCCTCACCCTGCTCACGTCCCCCGGAGACCTGGGCGCGGACATCGCCGTCGGCACCACACAGCGCTTCGGCGTGCCGATGGGCTTCGGCGGACCGCACGCCGGCTTCATGGCGGTGCGCGAGAAGTTCGCGCGCAGCCTCCCGGGCCGTCTCGTCGGTGTCTCCGTGGACGCGGACGGCAACAAGGCGTACCGGCTGGCCCTGCAGACCCGCGAGCAGCACATCCGCCGCGAGAAGGCCACCAGCAACATCTGCACCGCACAGGTGCTGCTCGCCGTGATGGCCGGCATGTACGCCGTCTACCACGGCCCCGACGGGCTCCGGACGATCGCCCGGCGCACCCACCGCTACGCCGCCATCCTGGCCGAGGGCCTGCGGGCCGCCGGTGTCGACGTGGTGACCGGTGCCCACTTCGACACGCTCACCGTCCGGGTTCCGGGCAAGGCCTCCGCGGTCGTCGCCGACGCCCGTGACCGTGGGGTCAACCTGCGGCTCGTCGACGGCGACCTCGTCTCGCTCGCCTGCGACGAGACCACGACCCGCGCCCAGATCGCGGCCGTCTGGGCGGCCTTCGGCGCCGAGGGCGACATCGAGGCGCTGGACGCCACGACCGCCGACGCACTGCCCGAGGGGCTGCTGCGCACCGACGCGTACCTGACCCACCCGGTCTTCCACCAGCACCGTTCCGAGACCGCGATGCTGCGCTACCTGCGCAAGCTCGCCGACCGTGACTACGCGCTGGACCGCGGCATGATCCCGCTCGGTTCCTGCACCATGAAGCTGAACGCGACCGCCGAGATGGAGTCGATCACCTGGCCCGAGTTCGGCGCACTGCACCCCTTCGCGCCGGCCGAGCAGGCCGAGGGCTTCCTGACACTCATCCGTGAGCTGGAGGAGCGTCTGGCCGAGGTCACCGGCTACGACGCGGTGTCCATCCAGCCGAACGCCGGCTCGCAGGGCGAGTTCGCGGGGCTGCTGGCCGTGCGCGCGTACCACCGCGCCAATGGCGACGAGGGCCGCACTGTCTGTCTGATCCCGTCCTCCGCGCACGGGACCAACGCCGCGAGCGCCGTGATGGCCGGGATGAAGGTCGTCGTGGTGAAGACCGCCGACGACGGCGAGGTCGACATCGAGGACCTCCGCGCCAAGATCGCGCAGCACCGCGACGAGCTCGCCGTGCTCATGATCACCTACCCGTCCACGCACGGTGTCTTCGAGGAGCACGTCGCCGACATCTGCGGCGAGGTGCACGACGCCGGCGGGCAGGTGTACGTCGACGGAGCCAACCTCAACGCGCTGGTGGGCCTCGCCAAGCCGGGACACTTCGGCGGCGACGTCTCGCACCTGAACCTGCACAAGACCTTCTGCATCCCGCACGGCGGCGGCGGTCCCGGTGTCGGTCCCGTGGGTGTGCGCGCGCACCTGGCGCCGTACCTCCCGAACCACCCGCTGCAGCCCGCCGCCGGTCCGGAGACCGGTGTCGGACCGATCTCGGCCGCTCCGTGGGGCTCGGCCGGCATCCTCCCGATCTCGTGGGCCTACGTACGCCTGATGGGTGGCGAGGGGCTGAAGCGTGCGACGCAGGTCGCCGTCCTCGCGGCCAACTACATCGCCAAGCGGCTGGAGCCGCACTACCCGATCCTGTACAACGGCCCGGCGGGACTGGTCGCGCACGAGTGCATCGTGGATCTGCGGCCCATCTCGAAGGCGACCGGCGTCAGCATCGACGACGTCGCCAAGCGCCTCATCGACTACGGCTTCCACTCGCCGACCATGTCGTTCCCCGTCGCGGGCACGCTCATGATCGAGCCGACCGAGAGCGAGGACCTTGCTGAGCTGGACCGGTTCTGCGACACGATGATCGCCATTCGCGGCGAGATCGAGAAGGTCGCCTCGGGCGAGTGGAGTGCGGACGACAACCCGCTGGGCAACGCCCCGCACACCGCGGCCGCGCTGGGCGGGGAGTGGGAGCACGCCTACAGCCGCGAGGTGGCCGTCTTCCCGGCCGGGGTCTCGGCTGCCGACAAGTACTGGCCTCCGGTGCGCCGGATCGACGGCGCGTTCGGTGACCGCAACCTCGTCTGCTCCTGCCCGCCGCTGGAGGAGTACGACAACTGA